Proteins encoded by one window of Synechococcus sp. MVIR-18-1:
- a CDS encoding ferredoxin--nitrite reductase produces the protein MSIQVPTRPFLENKKLNKIEQNKAAKDGLLVGNEIEEFARIGWEEVDETDLQLRLKWYGMFWRPKTPGKFMLRLRVPNGVINHRQLRVVASIVERYGENGSCDITTRQNLQLRGVLLNDLPDILKRLKDVGLSSIQSGFDNPRNVTGNPLAGIDPNEIIDTRPFTTELQNFLTNHCEGNPEFSNLPRKWNTAVAGAKDNFLLHNDIVFHPVERDGVLGFGVWIGGILSSQMNAYAIPLNAWVKQEEICKMTDCVIRLWRDNGERDKRPKGRFRMYLDQLGIDAFRSEVEGLFGPLTEDPGSVFNDTPRSHYGIHPQKNADEFFAGLHVSVGRLTATDLHDLATASLDYGTGEIRLTEDQNVIIVGLSTANLDRFKADPLLQRFPLEPGVIGAGTVSCTGNTYCSFGLTNTKDQALAVAKQLDADLELPEELKIHWTGCPNTCGQAFMGAIGLTGTKAKNSKGEMGEGYTLSIGGSQGENPQIGEVQHKAIPAEDIQNVLRQVLIEQFGAKPRA, from the coding sequence GTCCCCACAAGACCATTCTTAGAAAACAAGAAGCTCAATAAAATTGAGCAGAACAAAGCAGCAAAGGATGGGTTACTCGTTGGCAATGAGATTGAAGAGTTTGCAAGAATTGGTTGGGAAGAGGTCGATGAAACCGATCTTCAGCTTCGTCTGAAATGGTATGGAATGTTTTGGCGTCCCAAGACACCGGGCAAGTTCATGCTTCGCTTGCGAGTCCCCAATGGCGTCATTAATCATCGACAGCTTCGGGTTGTGGCTTCAATCGTGGAGCGTTACGGCGAGAATGGAAGCTGCGACATCACAACACGCCAAAACCTACAGCTGCGTGGCGTCCTGCTAAATGATTTACCAGATATTCTCAAGCGACTGAAGGACGTTGGACTGAGCTCAATCCAATCAGGCTTTGACAACCCAAGGAATGTAACTGGAAACCCACTTGCAGGCATTGATCCAAATGAAATTATCGATACACGGCCATTCACCACCGAGCTTCAAAACTTTCTCACCAACCACTGCGAAGGTAATCCAGAGTTTTCGAACCTTCCGCGCAAATGGAATACAGCTGTAGCTGGGGCAAAAGATAACTTTCTACTCCACAACGACATCGTCTTTCACCCTGTTGAACGAGATGGTGTTTTGGGTTTCGGCGTATGGATCGGAGGGATTCTCTCATCACAAATGAATGCGTATGCCATTCCCCTTAATGCTTGGGTGAAACAGGAGGAGATTTGCAAAATGACCGATTGCGTCATTCGCCTCTGGCGTGACAACGGCGAGCGGGACAAGCGACCGAAAGGGCGCTTCCGCATGTATCTCGACCAGCTCGGCATCGACGCGTTCAGAAGTGAAGTGGAAGGCCTCTTTGGTCCTCTCACAGAGGATCCAGGCTCAGTTTTTAACGACACTCCTCGTTCTCACTACGGAATCCACCCACAAAAAAATGCAGATGAGTTTTTCGCAGGACTGCATGTCAGCGTTGGACGACTCACGGCCACCGATCTGCACGACTTAGCCACAGCAAGTCTTGATTACGGGACTGGTGAAATTCGCCTAACAGAGGACCAAAACGTGATCATCGTGGGCCTTTCAACAGCCAATCTGGATCGCTTCAAAGCAGATCCCTTGTTGCAACGCTTCCCTCTTGAACCAGGTGTCATTGGCGCTGGCACGGTCTCCTGCACGGGAAACACCTACTGCAGCTTTGGTCTCACCAACACCAAGGACCAAGCCCTTGCCGTTGCCAAACAACTCGATGCAGATCTCGAATTACCCGAAGAGCTGAAGATCCATTGGACCGGTTGCCCGAATACCTGCGGGCAAGCCTTTATGGGTGCGATCGGGCTAACGGGCACCAAGGCGAAAAACAGCAAGGGCGAAATGGGTGAGGGCTACACCCTGAGCATCGGAGGATCTCAAGGTGAAAACCCTCAGATCGGCGAAGTGCAGCACAAAGCAATTCCCGCAGAAGACATTCAAAACGTTCTTCGACAGGTGCTGATCGAACAATTCGGAGCAAAGCCTCGGGCCTAA
- a CDS encoding formate/nitrite transporter family protein, whose translation MDYVLPNELVDGMILAGGKKATVSIKNLLIRGFYSGAILGLAVILALTVGILTKLPFVGSLLFPFGFASIVLFGMELVTGNFALLPMATWAGKCSWKATFRNWTWVWIGNFIGTLVVAIIMAISLTSGSMDASAENVGPPIWDLVAQKIVALNQINVVKKYEALGSMGFFLAFLRGVVANWLVCLGVTMALVSKSVPGKLLACWLPITAFQTMGMEHIVVNQFLHTAGPILGSGVPFYKVIFWNFLPVTLGNVVGGMVFIGMLFYSTHRTKISDVLPTEHDEKLERELAAELGAR comes from the coding sequence ATGGACTACGTCCTACCTAATGAACTCGTCGACGGCATGATCTTAGCCGGCGGCAAGAAAGCAACTGTCAGCATTAAAAATCTGCTGATCCGTGGCTTTTATTCTGGCGCCATTCTTGGTCTTGCCGTCATCCTGGCCCTCACAGTAGGAATCCTTACGAAACTGCCATTTGTGGGATCTCTTCTGTTCCCCTTTGGCTTTGCCAGCATCGTCCTGTTCGGGATGGAGTTAGTCACTGGAAACTTCGCGTTGCTACCGATGGCAACATGGGCCGGGAAATGTAGCTGGAAAGCAACATTCCGAAATTGGACATGGGTCTGGATTGGCAATTTCATCGGCACGCTCGTTGTGGCGATCATCATGGCCATCAGCCTCACCAGCGGCAGCATGGATGCTTCCGCTGAGAATGTTGGTCCACCCATTTGGGATCTTGTGGCTCAAAAGATCGTTGCTCTGAATCAGATCAACGTTGTGAAAAAGTACGAAGCCCTTGGAAGCATGGGTTTCTTCTTGGCTTTCTTGCGTGGAGTTGTTGCAAACTGGTTGGTGTGCCTAGGCGTCACAATGGCTCTTGTGAGCAAAAGTGTTCCCGGCAAATTGCTGGCCTGCTGGTTGCCGATTACGGCCTTCCAAACAATGGGCATGGAACACATTGTTGTGAATCAATTCCTGCATACAGCTGGACCAATTCTCGGTTCAGGCGTTCCGTTCTACAAAGTGATCTTCTGGAATTTCCTCCCAGTCACGCTCGGGAATGTTGTTGGAGGTATGGTCTTTATTGGCATGCTCTTTTACAGCACTCACCGCACCAAAATTTCCGATGTGCTTCCCACAGAGCATGATGAAAAACTGGAACGTGAACTGGCTGCTGAGCTTGGTGCCCGCTAA
- a CDS encoding HEAT repeat domain-containing protein, translating into MSAIDEATLWDRLANARKIPLNPTWLGENFSPSLSDELRFAVAERLGMLAETGWPIIQTLIQQYGIRPELIHAAGLCHQPEAKNWLLKQLEQSNEPDALLLNALSCWGAELTLSQFESILQLPGQAQRLAALNLLGFKSHQLQAIELLQLCEPALQDWRDPVVIACIRLLQRRDDILISNKLANLVEEGSDTAAEAALKALGCMATTHSKRALKSLSAELTNQERREQAVRQLQQQY; encoded by the coding sequence ATGAGTGCCATTGATGAAGCCACCCTGTGGGATCGGCTAGCCAATGCACGGAAGATTCCCTTGAATCCAACCTGGCTGGGAGAGAATTTTTCTCCCAGCCTTTCTGATGAACTCCGTTTTGCGGTGGCTGAGCGTTTAGGAATGTTGGCAGAAACAGGCTGGCCAATCATCCAAACCCTGATCCAACAGTACGGAATTCGTCCTGAATTAATCCATGCCGCCGGACTCTGCCATCAACCTGAAGCAAAGAATTGGTTGCTCAAACAATTGGAGCAGTCCAATGAGCCTGATGCCTTATTGCTCAACGCACTGAGTTGCTGGGGTGCAGAACTCACGCTGTCTCAATTCGAGTCCATTTTGCAGCTGCCCGGCCAAGCACAACGCCTCGCCGCTCTCAATCTTCTTGGCTTCAAATCTCATCAACTTCAAGCCATCGAATTGCTGCAGTTATGTGAACCCGCTCTGCAAGATTGGCGTGATCCTGTTGTCATCGCCTGCATACGTTTACTGCAGCGACGAGATGACATTCTCATTAGCAACAAACTAGCCAATCTGGTCGAAGAAGGATCTGATACAGCCGCTGAGGCTGCCTTAAAAGCCCTGGGATGCATGGCCACAACTCATAGCAAAAGAGCATTGAAGTCATTAAGCGCAGAACTCACCAATCAAGAGCGACGTGAACAAGCCGTACGCCAGCTTCAGCAGCAATATTAA
- the cynS gene encoding cyanase has product MTTTVTASLMAAKKAKGLSFADLEAALGLDEVWIASLFYGQATASPEEAEKLATLLALDPAITAALQEFPTKGSLDPVIPVDPLIYRFYEIMQVYGMPMKDVIQEKFGDGIMSAIDFTLDVDKVEDPKGDRVKITMCGKFLPYKKW; this is encoded by the coding sequence ATGACAACGACGGTTACTGCTTCGCTCATGGCAGCAAAAAAGGCTAAGGGGCTTTCTTTTGCTGATCTAGAAGCGGCCCTTGGGCTCGATGAAGTTTGGATTGCTTCCCTCTTTTATGGACAGGCCACCGCATCCCCTGAAGAAGCAGAGAAATTAGCAACTTTGTTGGCTCTAGATCCAGCCATTACCGCTGCCCTGCAAGAGTTTCCAACGAAAGGAAGTCTCGATCCCGTCATTCCTGTAGATCCATTGATCTATCGCTTCTATGAAATCATGCAGGTTTATGGAATGCCCATGAAAGATGTCATCCAGGAAAAGTTTGGCGATGGAATTATGAGTGCTATTGATTTTACTTTGGATGTGGATAAGGTTGAAGATCCAAAGGGTGATCGGGTGAAAATCACGATGTGCGGAAAATTCTTACCCTATAAGAAATGGTGA
- a CDS encoding anthranilate phosphoribosyltransferase family protein → MEMSPEAKKRACFKQLLRKIGSGEHTSKGLTRSEADEAMELMLTGGASDVQIGAFLIAHRIRRPEPQELTGMLDTYKRLGPCLLSEPDQRRPICFGMPFDGRSRTAPIYPLTTLLLVGSGQPVVLQGGKRMPVKFGITALELFASIGLNLNGLSINDVQTGFNRHGLALIYQPEHFPLGEALLPARDDLGKRPPLASAELLWTAHQGHHLLVSGFVHPPTESRAWQALELAGEKDVITVKGLEGGTDLPVSRAGITARIQNSGEPERHIVHPRDHGCFGDDPRWESEEAWAAHAKEALLGRGPMAQSLRWNTGCYLWLSGLSKSLEDGVEKAQTMQSNGVGTTALEKLIAWRASVGR, encoded by the coding sequence ATGGAAATGTCTCCAGAAGCCAAGAAGCGTGCTTGTTTCAAGCAATTGCTACGCAAAATTGGCAGTGGAGAGCACACCAGCAAAGGGTTGACCCGAAGCGAAGCCGATGAGGCCATGGAGTTGATGCTCACGGGAGGAGCGTCAGACGTTCAAATTGGCGCCTTTTTGATCGCCCATCGCATTCGCCGGCCTGAGCCTCAGGAGCTCACCGGAATGCTCGACACCTATAAACGTCTCGGGCCTTGTCTTCTCAGTGAACCCGATCAACGCCGGCCGATCTGTTTTGGCATGCCCTTTGACGGTCGATCTCGCACGGCACCGATCTACCCCTTAACCACCTTGTTGTTGGTGGGGTCGGGACAACCTGTGGTCTTGCAGGGTGGGAAGCGAATGCCGGTGAAATTTGGAATTACAGCCTTAGAACTGTTCGCTTCCATCGGGCTCAACCTGAACGGACTCTCCATCAACGATGTTCAAACAGGATTCAACCGGCATGGTCTTGCCCTCATTTATCAACCGGAACACTTCCCCCTCGGAGAGGCTCTGCTGCCCGCTCGGGATGATCTCGGGAAACGCCCTCCACTAGCAAGCGCCGAGCTGCTCTGGACCGCACACCAAGGGCACCACCTCCTTGTCAGTGGCTTTGTGCATCCGCCAACGGAAAGCCGAGCCTGGCAAGCCCTGGAACTAGCCGGAGAAAAGGACGTCATCACCGTAAAAGGCTTAGAAGGCGGAACAGACCTCCCTGTCAGTCGAGCCGGAATCACGGCTCGGATCCAAAACTCAGGGGAACCCGAACGACACATCGTTCATCCCCGGGACCATGGCTGCTTCGGAGATGACCCCCGCTGGGAATCGGAGGAGGCCTGGGCTGCGCACGCCAAAGAGGCACTTCTAGGGCGAGGGCCCATGGCTCAGTCTTTGCGTTGGAACACAGGCTGTTACCTCTGGTTAAGCGGACTGAGCAAAAGCTTGGAGGACGGCGTGGAGAAAGCCCAAACCATGCAATCCAATGGAGTAGGCACCACAGCCCTAGAGAAACTGATCGCGTGGCGAGCATCTGTGGGAAGGTGA